The region CGCTGCGCCCCGACGTCGTGCACTTCCAGTCGCACATCGTGCTCGGCCGGGCGTTCTCGATCGAGGCCAAGAAGCGCGGCATCCGGGTCATCGGCACGAACCACCTCATGTTCGAGAACCTCATGGACCACTCGAACATCCCGCAGGCGCTGCAGGGCAAGACGGTCGACTTCGCCTGGCGCGACGCGGCGAAGGTGCTCGGCCGCTGCGACGTCGTCACGACGCCGACGCGCCGCAGCGCCGATTACCTCGAGAAGATGACGGGTCTCACGGGCGTGCACGCCATCTCGTGCGGACTGCCGGGGGACGAGTACCGGCCCAACCCGGAGCGGCAGCACGGCCGCATCGTGTTCGTCGGCCGCGTCACGAGCGAGAAGCGGCTCGAGACGCTCGTGCGCGCCGTGGCGCAGCTGTCGACCGATCTCGACTGGCACCTCGACATCGTCGGCGGCGGCGACCAGATCGACGAGCTCGCGGCGCTCGCTCGCGAGCTGCACATCAGCGACCGCGTGACGCTCACCGGCTACGTGAGCGACGAGGAGCTGCGTGAGCGCCTGCGCAGCGCCGAGGTCTTCGCGATGCCGTCGACGGCCGAGCTGCAGTCGATCGCCACGATGGAGGCCATGGCGACGGGGCTGCCCGTCGTCGCGGCCGACGCCATGGCGCTGCCGCACCTCGTGCGCGACGGTGCGAACGGCTGGCTCTTCCGGCCGGACGATGCCGTCGACCTCGCCGAGAAGCTCGAGCGCGTCCTGCGGCTGAGCGACCAGGAGTACGGCAAGTTCCGCCAGCACAGCCTCGAGATGGTCGCGCCGCACGACATCGAGCGGACGATCACCGCGTTCGAGCGCCTCTACCGGGGTGAGGACATCCGCGACCCTGACACCCGGGTCGAGCTCAGCGACTAGGCTCGACCGGTCGGGCCTCGCGCCCGCGGGGCGGTAGCTCAGCTGGTCAGAGCAGGGGACTCATAATCCCTCGGTCACGGGTTCAAGTCCCGTCCGCCCTACGAGAGGCGTTCGGGCAGAGCCCGCGATGGGCGGCTCCTCGTGCAACACTCTCCTCGGAGCGACGAGCACCCCAGCGCGGCCGCCCGATCGTCCCTCTCGAGAGGCTCGTCTATGCGACGCACGCTCGCCGCGCTCACCATCAGCGCCGCCGCAGCGGTCGGACTCACCGGCTGCGTCATCGTCCCGCCGTTCGCCGACCCGTTCAGCTACGGCTTCGTCGGCGGCTACGGCCCCTACGACCCGTCGAGCGACGACGGGTTCGACCCGGCCGAGGAGGAGATGTACCAGGAGGAGCACCGCACGTGGGAGCGGGACTTCGCCGCCTCCGTCGCCGAAGAGCTCCGCCTGATCGGCTCGGAGCTGCCGCCCGCCGAGGGCGAGCCGATCGAAGCGTTCCGGCACGTCGTCATCGGCGCC is a window of Agrococcus sp. Marseille-Q4369 DNA encoding:
- a CDS encoding glycosyltransferase, which translates into the protein MTDRPLRVLIATDTFAPDVNGAAKFTTRLAARLTKRGHEVHVVASSLGRGRHGTHVEEHEGERFTVHRLRSLLYPGHEWLRFAEPWRMFSNAASLLDALRPDVVHFQSHIVLGRAFSIEAKKRGIRVIGTNHLMFENLMDHSNIPQALQGKTVDFAWRDAAKVLGRCDVVTTPTRRSADYLEKMTGLTGVHAISCGLPGDEYRPNPERQHGRIVFVGRVTSEKRLETLVRAVAQLSTDLDWHLDIVGGGDQIDELAALARELHISDRVTLTGYVSDEELRERLRSAEVFAMPSTAELQSIATMEAMATGLPVVAADAMALPHLVRDGANGWLFRPDDAVDLAEKLERVLRLSDQEYGKFRQHSLEMVAPHDIERTITAFERLYRGEDIRDPDTRVELSD